In the Pongo abelii isolate AG06213 chromosome 2, NHGRI_mPonAbe1-v2.0_pri, whole genome shotgun sequence genome, ATAGCAATttctcagtaaattttttttgtatttgtgtatttaataaataaatgttgtttagATGCTTGGAATCCCTATTTTCTGCACCATTTATGTCTAACAGCATCTTAGTGTTTTGTTATTGCTGTGAGCCCATCAATAATTTACAATTAAAGTAGTTCAGGTTGGTGGAACTGCTAATAACAAGCCAGTGCCCCATTTAGATgttttgattattaaaaaatgtatctatgtatatatgcattaactgtatgtatatatgttttgtaagtatatatttatgtgtgtatgtatcattTGTATAATATCCATATGgacatgtaatatatatgtacatttgtaTTACAttgatgtatatatgtattataagtGTGTATATAGGTATTACATACCTATATACACATTTGGTGATAGGCAAGTattgtaaaatgttaacaattgttCAATAATTGTTAACAATTGTTTGATTGCTTAATTGGCTAAAAGAAGTATATGAATATTAATCATAtacttttttcaacttttctgtaggtttgaaatttttcaaaataaatttggagGTAAATGTCTTTGATCCATATCTCTTTTGAGTCTCTGCCCTACTTCTCTGCCAACTTCACAGCTAAGATTGTTAAAATGTTTCCTCTCCTGCTTTTAGTTTGTGCTATGTACAGTATGACTTAGTGGTTAAGACCATGGATTCTGGAGCCAGATAGCCTGGGTTTGGTTCCTGAGCTCTACCATTGTACTTCTATAGACAAGAAATTTCTCTGtccctcattttttttaaagtaaggttattagaaattaaaatagtaataagAGTAAAACACCTAATAAATTTGGTGAACAGTAAAATGGATACCACTGAAATGTTATTTGAAAACTAAAAGATCACCTGAggattaatttaaaatagaatataaagaGACAAATATGATAGTCAAGAAGCAGGAATGTATCCGTTAGTATTTATTCAGTCATGAATAAAACATCTTTGCCAAATAAGCTTAAAAGATAAGAAGGTCTATTGGATTATGCAGTCAGAAGAGATCGTTTACTCCAGAGATTTTGGGTCTATTTCTGTGTAATTTCTTCAGCTATGCTCTCATTTGAGTATTGACTACAACCCCAGGCTGGTTTTCCTCTTGATGGTGAAAGGGAATTGGCTCTGCTGGGTTTCATATCCACATACCATAACATTTAGAGAGAGAAAGACTATTTTTTGTGgatctcttttaaaataagaaaactcatttttcaggaaaaaatcACCTTTTCTGTCTCACTGGCTCCATATAAGTCACAAACTCTTCCATCAATAGATGTCTGGGATTCAGTGTTACTAAGAGTTGAGAGTGAATGACACAGAAAcgcactttttatttatttgtatatagtttttgaggcagagtctcactctgacaccaaagctagagtgcagtggcctgatctcagctcactgcaacctctgcctccagggttcaagcaatcctcctgcttcagcctcctgcgtagtcgagattacagggatgcaccacgcctggctaattttaaaaatatttttagtagagatgaggtttcactatgctggccaggctagtttcaaactcctgacctcaggtgatctacctgccttggcctctggaagtgctaggattagaggcattaGCCCAGATTACTGTGCCAAGcccagaaatacattttaaaaattatggcattatagaaagggaaaagaaatcaatacaGGTACTCTGTTTCATAGAACCTGAGAATGTAAAATGACTAATGACTAacactaaatatgaaaatattattgattAGAGAATACATATTCTGCATGAATAGTTTTTCAAGCAATCTCTTGAAAGAACTCAAAAAAAGTTAGAATCAAATTCAAACAGACAATTTACTTCTCACAGATGATTCTGCTTAAAAAGGGACTAATGTTTGAGAACTTGGAATGTGCCTGAGTTTGTAAAATTATGCTTTAAGATTCCAGAAATTTGCCAACAATAGTAAATGCACACTACCGTTATATGTACTGACATTTATTCCTAGTATCTGTTGGATTTGCTGAAAATTGTAACTAATTACACTCTGACACAATCTGAGACTTCATGAATAATTTAGTTCACTTTTGATGAACCCTAGTAGCTTAgattttgaagtatattttacAGGAATTTCTCCTTTCTGAACATTTTGAACTcatatatcattatttttaaataatttaatattttatattcaaagtGGCCTTGTCCACTGCCTCACTATCCcttgatttaaaataaagtattatcAAATTGAAATCAGTTTTCCAGAGGGGATGACACTTGTTTCAGAACGttacaaaattttcttttcttcataatttttttcataatatttattacTTCCTTATTTCTTAGGCTATAAATAAAAGGATTTAATAAAGGAATGACTAAAGTATAAAATCTAGCAACAGGTATATCTTTATCCCCTTCATTAACTGCACCTGGTCGAGCCTACATGAAGAGAAGGGAATAACCATAGAATACTGACACAGAGAGAAAGTGAGATGCACAAGTAGATAAAGCTTTGCTTCTTCCCTCCTTGGATTTCATTGTAAATATTGTGAAAAGGCTGTAGAAATAAGAGACTAAGACTATAGTAATAGTAAAGATTTGAATTGACCCTGCCAAGATAAATAACACCAATTCATTGATATAAGTGTCAATACAAGAAAGTCTATATAATGGAAGAACATCACAGAAAAAGTGACTGATTTGATGAGACCCACAGAAAGTTaacctcagcagaaaccctacttCGATCATGGGATGCAGGTTGCCAGCTAGGTAGGCTCCTGCAGTCATCTGAGTGCAGAGTGTCTTGGACATCACGGTGTGGCACTGCAGTGGGTTGCATATGGCCACGTAGCGGTCATAGGCCATTGCTGCCAGAAGAAAGCAGTCTGTAGTTTCAGcaagacagagaaaataaaattgtgccATACATTCATACAGGGTAATCCTTTTGTCTGCAGAAAAGAAGTTCTCTAACATCTTGGGAGTAATAGCAGAGGAACAGCAGGAATCCATCAGAGCCAGGTTGCCCAGAAATATGTACATTGGTGTGTGAAGACGATGCTCTATATAAATCAATGCCACCAAACCAATGTTCCCCACCATGGCGATCAGATAGATGGCAAAGAACACCACAAACAGAACAGTCTTCAGCTTTGGATGATATGTAAATCCTGTGAGGATGAACTCAGCTGTCAAGGAGTGATTCTCCTCATTCATCTCCACCTTGTCTGTTGAGATATGAATGAGGGGTTATAATATTGTAATTGATTGTAATTGAGAGCATATTATTGttccttcaatttttttcctttttacaacAAGTAGAGGAATTTCTTTGTCATATTTCCCCTGCTGTTTCTAAATACATCCTCACATACTTCTGGGTGACATTTGTTCTCCTAAAGTGTCAGTGCCTATGACCTCAAGCTCTGACCCTTAGGATTCACAAGGATATTTTGCTAATTCCAGGGAAGATGCTTAAATTGGAAATGGTTCATCTTTATAAATGTATGCAAGGATAGCATAAAAAACTAGGGGACCCATATCTGGTTCATTGTTCTCAAATAATTTCACTGTCAGTTTCGTATTGAAGATCCtccttaaaacaaatttataatatatgtatatgtcatataatatagaatatatatattatatggggctatatatatatatatatatacacatgcacacacacatatctctctccaagaaaataatttttatatattcttccaGTAGactgaatgttttaaaaaagcacataACAGATGTGTTAAATTTATATCTTAGGAACTGCATAAAATTCACTAAGAACTGAGGaggaaaatatttatctttaaagaaaattatcttggaaatttaaagaaataaacatccATAGATTATCACTTGTCTCATCCCTTTCCCCAGTATCACACCCATTTTCATAAACATTGACTCTATCCATTCTATTATTCCTGTTGATTTTCTCCTAAATGCCTAAATCCTTCCTCCTTTTGATAAGGAATACTTTTTATGTAATGCTACTTAAAGTTTTAACTAATTGCCCCAGGCCACACAGATTTCCATCTTCCGAAAGGTAGACCCTCTCTTATATACTCCACACAGTTCAGAATTTCTTGCCTATATatacattgctttttaaaaatgtaagtctaTACAATTTTCTTATATTGTAAGCATTTTGAGGTTAGTTGTGATTTACACTTCTGTGAAAAGAGCTGTAAAATACTATGGGGGAAAAGGCAGTATTAATTTCAGTATTAGCTCCACGCTGATGACCTGGAATGAGTAAAGCTGCTTTATGAATTCTACTAACGATCCTTAATGATTCTTTGGTTTCTACAGACTATTAGCTTTAAAGAAAAGTCtacaaagaaatatataaaatcattacataaaattttagGTGTCTTTCTTTTATCTAAATTGACTCTTTTCtaccatttttctgtttcttcagaaaATTATATAAGATTTTCTTAtataagaaattatataaattatataatttatataagaataaattatttatatataaataaatatataatttatataataagaaattatataaatttctTATATAAGAAAATCTTATATAATTTTCTGAAGTATACTATAGCAGATTAAAAGCTACTAAGTAAAAGCAAGCTTACCTTTATACTATAGCTTTCTAGCacttaggaaaaaagagaaaatcctttAAATCTTAATAGGATTTTTGAAGTCAAattttgctttgctttaaaaGGCTGTTTCCTTTCCCTACATAGTGATTCATTAGGACATACTGACTGATAATTCGAATCATGTAAGTTCTATGgtaaaaatagacatatttttatattcaaaatattaaaacaaaagcatGGGCtgactattttattaatttgttttaaaataataaatgtaagccATGTAGTCAGTTAAGTTAGCAATAACTTTCTATGTACATGCCTAAATTATTTAACAGAATTTCTTTGTAACTTTACCTATGTGTTTTGAAATTCTATGTTACAATCAGTAAGTCAGACAAATTGCAGTATTGTCTCATCCTAGTTCTTCATAGCATTCAATTTTGAAAAGTGCTAGAAAGATTAGAAAAAAGCTGAAATTTAAGAACAATAAAAGATACTAAATAATTCAGAGGTACTAAATAATTCAGAGATTTATGGTTGCTAAAATTAGAAGTAAAAATAAGTTAGCACACTTCTCTTAACTAGATTTTACTGAGAAGAGCTTTGTAACAGCTTTATGATGTGgttttcataaaattaaagaatataaacCTTGGCTTCTAAAACATTTGggattaaaagaatgaaaatctaGGAGACTACTAGTAGGTCAGTGTTGATAATTATATCTGTTACACTGCAAAGTTAAAGTTTTCCACCAAATCCTAAAGGGATTTCTCTGTACTGACATCACTGGAATTCTGTGGACTCAGTCCTAAAAACATATAAACCACTTGAAATTAATTAAAGATGTCTTGTGAGATAATGAGGTCAAAACAAATGACCTTCACTAAAATCTGTTTGATGATCATCTTGCTGATTCATATGAAACCGATctcatttttacaattttattcaCTATTCTGAACATACAAGataaaacaggcagaaaataGTCTCAGGCTGGTTTGACCTGTTACCGGGGGAAGTGTGACTAATACGCTTTGTAGAAAATAATTAGTATTTAAAGAGGATCCAAGAAAGTGTAGAAAGTGCTGCCAGGGTCATCAACTTCttcactctgtgaggtgaatttGTTCCCACACCCTACAATGCCCTCAGGGAAactttgatattattattatctggCTCCCCATATGAATTATTGAGATTGCTATACTGTCTTTTCTGCTCATATCAGCTGTCCTTTatcctgttgtttccttcttcacACTTCACTCCtcaatatactatatatttgttAGGATGTCTATAATCGGTCACTCCTGTCCCATCACTATCATTAGCATATAGGCTTAAAGGGAAGGGGTTTCTTTGACACATTCAATCCTGTATTTCGAATATCTTGAATAGTGTctagcactcttttttttttttttctttgagacggagtctcgctgtcgcccaggctggagtgcagtggcgcgatctcggttcactgcaggcCCCGCTCCCcggggttcactccattctcctgcctcagcctccccagtagctgggactacaggcacccgccaccacgcccggctaattttttgtatttttagtagagacggggtttcaccgtgttagccaggatggtctcgatctcctgacctcgtgatccacccgcctcggcctcccaaagtgctgggattacaggcgtgagccaccactcctggctgtgTCTGGCACTCTTTAGTGCTAATTGAGCACTTGTtgaaagaaagggggaaaaataatACTGCACTGCTCAAGAATTTATAAAATTCCCCATTACTTTTCAAACCAAATCAATTTTTCTTATTTCGGTGTTCTAGATATCCCATTGTTTTCTGTATCTTATCATCAACTTGTTTTCTCCTTCTTATCTCAACAAACTTGGCCATGTGCTCCCTTCCTTGTTCCTTGTGCATTTgcttcaattaatttgctagtaATGTTTCTCTTATCTAAAACAGCTTCTCTCTGTTTTCCATGTCAATAGTTGAGTTCAAAGAAGATCTTGCAGCCTTTCTTAATCTTTGAAATcaaattgatttttcttcttcttgaaatACACAATACTTATCTACTTTATAATATACTTGTCACTTAATAAGGTGTGAGTAGTATGTCCCATGATTGTGTAAATCTTGATTAAATATGGTCAAGTCACAGACCAATTCATAAATCTTTTGGGCACTTTGTAGCAAACTGAGCTAGATCCTCAGACCCTCAATTCATACTTACTACATTGAttgttaaaatttcagttttatttttcctttattaagtACTTACAACATACAGGGCAGTGGAAAAAAGACAATTGGCATAGGGGGACTAGGGTATGAACAGGGTGGGGATAAGAACTTCTTAGATAAAAATGGCTCCTGACAAGAAGCTCATAATCTAGTTGGGAAGAAAGACACATAGATTGCTAACTAGAGTATAATTCAGGCtgtgatataaaaaaaaaaaatacgttttttgtttttgtttttgtttttatttttttgagacggagcctcactctgtctcccaggctggattgcagtagtgtcatctcagctcactgcaacctctgcctgctgggttcaagcgattctcttgcctcagcctcccaaatagctgggactacaggcatatgccaccacacccagctaatttttttgtatatttagtagagacagggtttcaccatgttggccaggctgttctcgaactcttgacctcaaatgatccacctgcctcggcctcccaaagtgctgggattacaggtgtgagccaccgcacctggccaaaaaaagggtaaataagttttataaaaatataaagaaaaaagtgcacAGTGACCCGAGGAATAAAGAAAGATTTCTCAATGGAAGTGTCATTTGAGATAAACTTTGCAAAATTAGTAGGATTATAATAGGCAGAGagaatgaagaagaggaagaggtgaGAGAATCATATCACAAAAGTCTGGAATTTTGAAGGCACAAGAGCTAATCAAAAAATGGTTTGTAAACTAGGGTGGCTGAATCTTACAAGAACTCATAAGCAATATAAGGGGATTGGGCAGTTAGGTTACAAATTGTTCTACTTAGATCCCTGCAACTTATGGTTTCTGCCCTCACCATTTCACTAAAACTTTTCTCTGAGTAAGATCGCAATGAACTCTAAATGTCACCTTCAAAGAACATCTACCTATCTTCCTAACCAAGCTGTACTGTTTGGTGCTATTGAAAGTCCCTTTACCTCTGGCTTCTGTGATAATACTCACTGGTTCTATCTTCCTCACTTTCTCATCTCAGTCTTTGAGGCTGGGCCatgtttctctctttccccttaATGATGCTTCTATTCCCCTCTGTTGTATTCTTGGCCTACTTCTTTTATTCTAGAATTCTCCCTAGATTGTCTcatttactcttattttttaaCTGTTGTATACTCTTGTGGCTTCACTAGAGGGGGGATTTACAACCATTTTTATTGTACATTCATATCAGTAAAATCATTTGGagtacatcttaaatatatacattcttatgtaaatattaaatagaCGTCCCTGTACTAAATTATTATGTATAGTacaccaaaaataaatatttagaaagtacaagattaaataaaataattaaatttaaaaattttatttagtgaTGATAGAAAATATTGTTTAACAAGACACTAttattaaagtaataataattttatattcagcaaAATTAGTGTGATATGTGGCTTATTATTCTTAAAATCTTAGTCTAGCAGTGTAATGCAGTAATTTAAggacttatttaaaaattttccaaaactttTCTTAATGTCTGACACAGTTGTAAAAATCCTACTCATAGACACATCTGTCTAAATGGGAGAATAATGACAGTTTTGAGTGGGTTCCAGGACAGAAAAGGCTCTCCATAGTTCAAGCTGTGGCTTAAGTAGTCCTGACATTTGGGCAATATGACTTAGCAGACCTATGATAGGAGAGATATATGAAGTTGGAAGAGAGGTGGAATTCATGGAAAACTTAAAAAACTTAAATTGAGTCACATTagtccttttgaggctatttgAACAAATTGCAAATTATGAATCTGGCATCATCCAACCAAGGATTGTGGTTGGGGGTCTACTGGGGATACTCAAAAGAAAAGCTTTATAGGATGAATGgagaaggaaagcaaaaaaaaaaaaaaaaaaaaaaagatcaatttgttacagcaatatAATTGCCTTATTTGAATTACCTAGGTGGACAATCCCTAGTTATGTAATTAGAGGTTATTTGATGGTTTCTGATTGGTTGCACTTAAGTTTTACTTTCTCAAAGTTAGTCACTTAATGACAAACACATTCACATTAGATTTTGGTTTGCTTCCATGGGAACCCAGGTCTCAGGATCCACCTTAGGCTAAAGGCatactattaaattattttaataagtcCTCCCTTCTGATCAGCCTCTTATTTATTAATGATTGGCCAAaacctgggtgtgtgtgtgtgactgtcaCAATTGTGGCTGGTTGACCTTTGTTTCAGCATGGAATTCATAAGTCATGATGTCAGGTTCATTGAGTAAACTTATCTTGTGCTGTTTATCTTGTTCCTTGTTCTCACGGCAACAAGATAATCTGGTGTATTGTTGATGGTTATGAGCATGCACTTAAGGTTCTTGAGAGGACGCAGCATACCAGGGAGATTA is a window encoding:
- the LOC100446177 gene encoding LOW QUALITY PROTEIN: olfactory receptor 5K3 (The sequence of the model RefSeq protein was modified relative to this genomic sequence to represent the inferred CDS: substituted 1 base at 1 genomic stop codon); its protein translation is MNEENHSLTAEFILTGFTYHPKLKTVLFVVFFAIYLIAMVGNIGLVALIYIEHRLHTPMYIFLGNLALMDSCCSSAITPKMLENFFSADKRITLYECMAQFYFLCLAETTDCFLLAAMAYDRYVAICNPLQCHTVMSKTLCTQMTAGAYLAGNLHPMIEVGFLLRLTFCGSHQISHFFCDVLPLYRLSCIDTYINELVLFILAGSIQIFTITIVLVSYFYSLFTIFTMKSKEGRSKALSTCASHFLSVSVFYGYSLLFMXARPGAVNEGDKDIPVARFYTLVIPLLNPFIYSLRNKEVINIMKKIMKKRKFCNVLKQVSSPLEN